The following is a genomic window from Mya arenaria isolate MELC-2E11 chromosome 4, ASM2691426v1.
ACAACGACTTTTTGTGACACCAAGAGTACCTTCGATTTTTAATTAGAagcacttaaaataaataagataacaataaaaatattaagtttttgtttaaagatCACTTCAAGTAATAATTCGAATTGAATGGTATTGAAATGCGTATTTCTTCTATTTCCAGGACATAGTATCTCAACAAATGTTCCTAGCTGGTTACATATACTGCGTGAGTATGATAACACCGAAGAACGATCCctttaaaaagtgtttacaCATCAGCCCATGGAAATTTGCCGAACGCTACTGATATACGTGTTGACCAATGTTTAACTGCTAcgtcataaatgtatttttagattTAAGTCTGAAAAATCTGGCCGACATCGAGAACACATGTTACATGTGTGAATGACATCACATTGGTTCGGGTAGGTTCGgacataatgaaaataaatgtatcatcTTTATACATGGTTACAATGGTAATAAGCTACAAACTAAAGGAAAACGGTTCGTGCGCCTGGCAATGGGAACACCTGtacaaacatatattatgaaaattatttaaactcaATTGCAAATTTTACTAGTTTGTTAAAGTGGTGCTTTTCAAACGCTCTATTATGTTGTCGAATTTAGGATGTATAAAATTCAATTGAACAGATGCCAAAACTATTCACGAATGTAATTGGCGACAGTTTCAAGTTCATCTACTAGATAATGCAGCCCTCTGctataatttatttacaaaatatactcgATTGTTTGACTGACAACGATTGATTGTTTGACAACCTTTGACTGTTCAATTGGGCCATGGCAACAGAACTGAGCATATGCAAATTATAAATTAGATAAAGCTTTGCTCTTTAAAACAGTTTACTCATCTTTAAGACGTTTTgcccataatttgtatttttcaatgtaATCACATAAAGCCATGTTTGCATCAACAATACAAGTCATTAAAAACGATGAAGGCGACATATGTTTTTTAGATGTGCGGAAAACGCGGAGAAGTGACAAAATATCCCTTAACATATACACTGCCAAAAGGGCACTGTTTCGATTGACCAATTTGTTTCCAATCCATTACAGAGTTGGACTGATGATCGCCTTAAATGGACGGCTTCTGATTATGGTGGCCTGTCGGTGACACAAATGAAGATGTCGGACGTATGGGTTCCACCTTTAGTACTTAACAACGCGTGAGTAAAAACCCTGGTCATGCGCCCATTGTGTGATACTTTGTTTCCTTGTCCTAACTGATCATTGAATAACATACAAGAGAATAGTTTATGATTCTTGGAATTTGTATAGTGAGGAGTAGTTGACGGTATTTCTCTTGTCAATGCATGGTGTCACATGACAGTGCAGATCAAACTTTTTAGGACGTGTTATGACGTACCGTTTGTTTCATTAATAGCCTTTAACTGGAATAAGTTATTATGGATAAATCAGACAAGTACCTCTGAAGATATAAACCTCATCTAATTTAGAGATACACCCCTTTGCTTGAAGgtgcatgtttaaataaagagAAATACCTTAATAAAATAGTGGCTAAGGTATTTTCATAGTTGTGGGCCTATTGCATAACAACAATTGTCTGTAACGCTTTATATTTGTGCACTTTTAGTTCATGAATATGAACACCTCTATGTTTAAaggttttgaaaagaaaacaaatcggTAGATTGTTGTGCCTTCAGATTCAGAGTCGAAATTGTATGTTGCAGAACTCAAAAGAAATAggtattttacaataaaatgttttggcattggttgtccggttagcgcagtggttagcgctcTCACTCTTACCTAGCCGACCCGGATTCGATTCCCGgtttgggcgcatgtgagtttggtatgtggttaccaagccggacaagtgggttttctccgggatCTCCGGTTtctcccacaacacaagaccacactctcgcgtaaaatcgtacCAACGTGACTGattataataatgttgtaataactagtttcacaatcgttgtaagataaataagtttaaactaaatgaaaacATTCTTCATTGCTCAGCAATCTGAAAGaatgtgttttcaaattaagtgtaatacactttcaaaacaaaacaattaatttaccATGGCCCGTTAGTAAACGCTTTAGAATTTGGACATGTTTATAAAAGCcacataaaagaaatatttcatgatgttCAATCTGAATCAAATTAATTAACAGAGGCAATCATATAGCAAAACATTTGTGAAAACTAATTAAAACCAACATCAAACTATTAGATATCTATTTATGACCACTGAgtttatttaacacaaattataacAGCTATTAGAATTACAGAGCTAATGGCATAGAACTCATTAGCGACTATGATGGTATGGCTGGATCCTATGTGACTGTGAGTGCAGGGATAGTCTTGTGGGTAACAGCGGCAAATATTGTGTCCCAGTGTACCGTCGACATCACGTATTACCCCTTTGACCAGCAACGATGCTTCATGATAGTAAGTGGGGGTATTCAACTCAAAATAAGGATCAATTAGTCCGAGTTTTATGCATGTTTATCCCATTTAATgcttatttttggaaaatatttttaagatatttctttTGCATTACTTAATCAGTCAATATTACCTGTTgtatgataaacaataacattttacattGCTTTCCTTGAATATTCTGTCAACGAGCATTTAACAgtataaacaacattaaacagtATTAACAACACCAATCAGTTAGTATTGGCAGCATTAAACAGTATAAACAGCATTAAACAgtataaacaacattaaacagtATTAACAACACCAATCAGTTAGTATTGGCAGCATTAAACAGTATAAACAGCATTAAACAGTATTGACAGCATCAAACAGTTAGTATTAACATCATTTAACAGTATTAACACCATGACACTGTATTAACAGcattaaatagttttaacaacattaaacggtatttgtaacatttaacaGTTAGAATTGGCAGCATTAAACAGTATTGACGGcataaaacagtatttacaGCATCAAACAGTTAGTATCAACATCATTTAACAGTATTAACACCATGACACTGtattaacaacattaaacagttttttttaacaaaaaaggtATTTGTAACATTAAACAGTTAGTATTGGCAGCATTAAACAGTATTGACCGCATAAAACAGTCAGTATTGACAGCATTAAACAGTAGTAAAGCATTACTCAGTATTAACATCATTAAACAGTATTAACACTTATACACATTGTGTATGACGATGAAGGtgcaatgaaaaatataatctaCAACATAGCTAATTTGACCTAGAATGATATCAATTCACTTCTTGGCAAAGAAAAATAACCTATTCACtttctattttcttatttttaatcgTTTTCTTCTAGTTCACGAGTTGGTCCTATTCTGCAGCCGAGGTATCTCTGTTTACGACTTCAACATCTTTGCTACTTGACCTTTACGAAGAAAATGGTGAATGGGACCTAGTTACTGCAGGGCTTGAAAATTACACAAGGTACATACGTTACATACATTGAAACACCCACAtgcattatttacatgtattaatgTTCTCACATAAACGTTTTGCATTCATTCTTTATTCGTTATTTTGCCACAAAATGTATAAAGAGGTGAACTGgatataaataattacataatctaATTAAGCcacattaataaacaaaacaaatcaaacattaatgtatatgcaaaaacaattttagCCTCATATAATTTGTGTACAAGTAAACTAACCTGTTTGTGCAACTTTAGCAAACCGTACAGGTATTCCCAAAAAAACCTTACACAAttgttaaacttttatttaCAGAACTGTTGGTGAAACCCCTCTTCCGGGTGTAAGGTTTTCGCTACTGTTGCGCCGGAAGTATTCATACTATATGATGAACATGATACTTCCTGTCATTATTCTAGCAGTTGTCGGTGCTTTCGTGTTTGTACTTCCGATTGAAAGTGGAGAGAAGATTGGATTCGCTCTAACCATCTTGCTCTCTATGTCCGTTGTTATGACAACTGTTTCAGACAATATTCCCCCAATCTCGACACAGACATGCCAACTTAGTAAGTCATTGTTAGTTTAAACTGTGTAAATATATGCAGTTATAATGAATCAAGTTATTAGGTCTCTCTTTGGCGCGAGAGTATGTTCTtttgttgtggggaaaaccggagaACCCAGGAAAGCGAGTTGTTGAGTACTTGAAGTTTATTTATCAGTCAGTATAATATGTTTGGCATAATATTCGATATTTCTAATCTAGGTGTATACACTTTGGTCGTCTTCATCATCTGTTCCGTCGAGACGTTGTGTACAGTGTTGTCCTGTCAAGTTCACTCCTATCACGCCAAGGGATACATCCCGGGGTCCAGATTGCAGAAACTCATCTTAACCGTGGCAAAAATCTCCTGTTATGGGTAAGTTAACTAGCTAACTAGTAAATTAGACTTGcttgaaaatgatattgttttattaaacaaaatataacaaacccTTTGTCTGGTTATTTTTACgtgaatgttatttttataccaTGATATGTATattgacttttttgttttgataaatgttcTGCTGtcaattacaaatataattcatttaattatcaaGTGTAACTTGTAGTTAATCATTATACGTAGAATACATGTATTCGTGTCTTGtgtattattttcagaaaaagatATACAAAGTAGGAAcgatataataaaatgatttaagaaattCAAATGCAACATGATTAAATTGTATGCTGAGTCCCTTTATTGCTACATTTCACACGTGTCTCCTTTCAGACGCCCTCGAAGTGGCGCAGATGACACAAGATCTAACACAAAATCTCTCtctgaaaagaaatatacaaaagaAGATCTCGGCGAAAAGAAGAAGGCTTGGGAAGGTAACGATGGCAATTATGACGTCAAAGGAGAAAATATTGCATATACTTACGAGGAATGCGCATTCATCTTCGACAGAGTGAACTTCTTCGTATTTCTAATAGTTCAGACAGCTACAACCACGGCATTCTTCATTGCTCTCCAAATGGGAGGTGCAAACCAATTTTGAAAATGCTCTCCAATTGGCGGATTATTCAGTCTTTGTCAGCTAAAATATCGGGTGACCATTGTAGCAGTCTTGTAATGACAAAGATTCAAGTGTTGTTGGGAAACTTTTTTTGAGATTTTCATTCCGAACGCGCTGAGCTtgtttaactttaatatttgtgaaaatgtacaaacaaataattatatacgcCATTTCAAAATGCAGTGAGCTGTGCATGCTAACTAACCAAATTGATGATAGCCATTGTCAGTTGTTGAAGTTAACATTTGTCACTGTTATCGCATCATTCCATTTTGTAACTTTTCATGTTATAGGTTTGATATACATTCTGTTCatttgaacaattgaaataatggTATGATATGATAAAATCATGTTACTTTTATCTTATAATAAGTTTTGTAGCAAAATGCTGTAATCGAAAATATGTTGTTCATAAATGTACGTATATTTATTATAcgtaaaaacaacatatttatatataaaacgcCACATATTCGAAATGTAGTTCAATATATTCCAAAGAAGTTGATCTTTAACATGTCTTAGCTTCTGATCAAATTTTAACGGCAGCGTGACATAAATAGTTGGACAAACATACAGACTAGTAAAGCCCCCAGTAGACatgtgttccagtgaactcgtttTTAACTGACCATTCCGGTGCGGTATACATTGATTTATCGTATGTTCTGCTTATGGtgcttgtttttgtgtatgtggtgtttatacatttgtctcattatttgttcttgttcttgttgTCATTTGGGCATCTTGCCTTGTGCCCCTTTacagggtttatgtttgaatgtttggctattcgtcttgtccctgtagttttcatagtATTATAGTACAAGGTGCAATTAAGCTTCCTTCTCAATTTTATCGTGATTGTTTTGTTCTGTACATTTACAACTATTTTTCAAGTAAAATTACCATTGTAAATTCTCTGACTAAGCTAAAACGTTatatatcttgaaaaaaataatgaaaaaaggtGGTTTCAAGTAAAGTCTTAAATATTCGTATTAAAAAACTTATTTCACATAGTTTTGAACACAGCTGGGCGTATCCATGTAGTTACTTTTATAAACTTAACGCTCATACCATAGAAGCTCAGTATAGTGACCAATGTTCACTTAAACCTGCCAAACTATGTCAGTGTCCACCATTCAGTGGTATCCTTCAAACCGAATTACATTCTGTTAAACCCAGGTCGGTTGTTTTATCTGCATCTGAAAGCCGTGTTTCAGGAAGTTACGAAGCAAAGATCATTATGTTCCGTTTACGTCAGGTTCCTGTTGTTTGTCGATGATGATATTGACAGTTCAATGTCCACAACTAAATACTTATTTCTAAATGGCTGTTGACTTATcataataacttttaaaataaagtgttaacTGCTATCTTCCTATGTTAAAAGCAAGATGGTTTTAATTCGCTCCAAACCAGTTTTATAAGGCAAAGGTATCTAA
Proteins encoded in this region:
- the LOC128232765 gene encoding neuronal acetylcholine receptor subunit beta-3-like, giving the protein MDNLLAGFLLVSVLITVSQTYDTSNASALETFLKSSYHKNVRPSETTKVDLGAGLFHITSLDIVSQQMFLAGYIYCSWTDDRLKWTASDYGGLSVTQMKMSDVWVPPLVLNNAANGIELISDYDGMAGSYVTVSAGIVLWVTAANIVSQCTVDITYYPFDQQRCFMIFTSWSYSAAEVSLFTTSTSLLLDLYEENGEWDLVTAGLENYTRTVGETPLPGVRFSLLLRRKYSYYMMNMILPVIILAVVGAFVFVLPIESGEKIGFALTILLSMSVVMTTVSDNIPPISTQTCQLSVYTLVVFIICSVETLCTVLSCQVHSYHAKGYIPGSRLQKLILTVAKISCYGRPRSGADDTRSNTKSLSEKKYTKEDLGEKKKAWEGNDGNYDVKGENIAYTYEECAFIFDRVNFFVFLIVQTATTTAFFIALQMGGANQF